CTATGGAAGTCTCTCCTGCTTTCTTGATGGCAGCTTTCGCCAAAAGCATTAGAGTTTCTCCGGCGTCCTCGCCTTCTTCTTTCATCAAGGAGTCGAATGCATCCTTAAGCTCATCAGCCGTTGCATCGGCATTTTCGAGAACAATCTCTGCCATTTCCTCAATCAATCCTTCTTCTCCTGCAAATACGCCCTCTTCCTCAGTCCAGTCAGAAGAATAGAACCATTCAATGCTGTCACCATCTCTCGCCGAAACACTGTCTGCCCCGCTTGAAGGAGCAGAACCATTCAACTTTACCATCCATCCGCTTCGAATTCCATGATCAAACTCATAAAGTCCTCCGATTTCGCTCACATAACCGCCAGATGCCGTGTAGCTAATCCCCCTGCTGTCCAAAATATTCTTTGTAACATCGAGCACTGAATCTCCGTGATTTATTGTCACGGAAGAACTTGAAAGAATTTTGCTTCCGTATCCATTTACGGTCACAAATGCCCTTTCGACCTGAGCCACATAATCGTAGATTGTAAGATTCGTTTCATCGAATAGCCCGTTGTATGCGGCCCTAACCTCGATTGTTCCGGAATTATTTGCTGTCAAAAGACCGCTGGCATCAATTGTCGCCTTGGATGTGTCACTTACATACCATGACACATCATTTGTTACATTCTCCGTTCCGTCCAATCCGATTACCCAAGCCTCAAACTGTTTAGTTTGGTTTTCCGTAACGGAACTATTTGAAGGCGAAATCGAAAGCCCAAGTTCAAGTTCGGCGCCCATACTTAGATATGCCTCAAGCGCCCATATGTCGTCCATCAGATTCGCGCCTGATCCGAAGGTTCCTACATTGTTAAAACCGTCTTCTGCCAGATATTTTACGGCAGCTGCACCTTCAGTAGTGCCTGTCTTCCAGTCGCTGTCTATGAGAGTCATGGCCTTTAGCATCTCTGCTGTATCAATAAATGGATCATCATATCCATTTACAAATGATCCCTGAAATGTCTGCTTGCTCGAAAGCCAGGCTGCGCCAGATGTCATAACCTCTGATCCGGGTTCAAACTCATGAAGAGTTCTTACGACTTGTGCAGTTGACACGAAATCACCAGCCCACACACTCGAATCAAACCAGTCCCAATCTCCCCATGATCCATCTGTTCCCTGTAATCCTGTCAAATATGAAACAGCGCCAGAGGTGGATATTTCATTTAAAGCTCCGGATTCTCTTAGAAGATCGAATGCTGGCGCGTCAGTGTATATGTCCCCCGAAAGAGCACCAGACGTTGTCTGCATCGCCTTTACAAGCTCAAGTACCACTGCCGAATCGGTTGTCTTGCCTGCAGCATTAAGATACAGGTAATCCTGCGCAAGCTGCTTCGCGTTCCTACCGGCAGCAC
This is a stretch of genomic DNA from Peptostreptococcaceae bacterium. It encodes these proteins:
- a CDS encoding S-layer homology domain-containing protein is translated as AAGRNAKQLAQDYLYLNAAGKTTDSAVVLELVKAMQTTSGALSGDIYTDAPAFDLLRESGALNEISTSGAVSYLTGLQGTDGSWGDWDWFDSSVWAGDFVSTAQVVRTLHEFEPGSEVMTSGAAWLSSKQTFQGSFVNGYDDPFIDTAEMLKAMTLIDSDWKTGTTEGAAAVKYLAEDGFNNVGTFGSGANLMDDIWALEAYLSMGAELELGLSISPSNSSVTENQTKQFEAWVIGLDGTENVTNDVSWYVSDTSKATIDASGLLTANNSGTIEVRAAYNGLFDETNLTIYDYVAQVERAFVTVNGYGSKILSSSSVTINHGDSVLDVTKNILDSRGISYTASGGYVSEIGGLYEFDHGIRSGWMVKLNGSAPSSGADSVSARDGDSIEWFYSSDWTEEEGVFAGEEGLIEEMAEIVLENADATADELKDAFDSLMKEEGEDAGETLMLLAKAAIKKAGETSIVMNNGKPAEMRASALEDLAEASAEKAAAIQEAFEDEGIVLDKELKSRVAVIVEDDDDTASVAFASGALSRAFSAEVDEVAVVTPWAEVALCADTLSEEDMEKEVVVEVKPVDISDLPEGSDVAKGATILDMNLFLDGVKEIDFNGIMRVSISFDLQKGDDAAALTVYWLKDDGTVVPVGGTYNEETGMIVFETNHFSKYFVDESDVSFEDMELATWAEDEVSAMAGKGFIKGRSQGLFDPSKDITRAEFAAIATRILNLKTPKDYDTGFADVAGSEWYADAVASVKAAGLMNGKGDASFDPNGKITRQEQAVVLANVLKLYGYEDGEADLNDTFEDAESIASWAEDGAVCVVYHGLINGIDGRFAPTERATRAESAVIMYRLYTKILK